From a region of the Mycobacterium intracellulare ATCC 13950 genome:
- a CDS encoding helix-turn-helix transcriptional regulator, whose amino-acid sequence MKKEPVVLGPRPTPVLVAPVALSGQRLRVLDYVRAHSPVRVTDAAAALDLHANTVREHLDAVVELGLVERSTARTPGRGRPATLYRASAADPAVATRDYAGLATALAGQLARTSAHPERDARAAGVEWGRELINECGRTGDDARQSVLDALARLGFAPDDDPDARRGIALRRCPLLNAARRYPTIVCQVHLGIVEGMLEQLGATDAPGLGLIPFAEPGSCRLFLPDPVVRHDDAAPRPRSG is encoded by the coding sequence GTGAAAAAAGAGCCGGTCGTCCTGGGCCCCCGGCCGACGCCGGTGCTGGTGGCGCCCGTGGCGCTGTCCGGGCAGCGGCTGCGGGTGCTCGACTACGTGCGCGCACACTCCCCCGTCCGGGTCACTGACGCCGCCGCGGCTCTTGACCTGCACGCCAACACCGTTCGCGAACATCTCGACGCGGTCGTCGAGCTTGGGCTCGTCGAACGCTCCACCGCCAGGACACCCGGACGCGGACGTCCGGCCACGCTGTACCGGGCATCGGCCGCCGACCCCGCGGTGGCGACGCGTGACTACGCGGGTTTGGCGACCGCGCTGGCCGGACAGCTGGCTCGCACCAGCGCGCACCCGGAGCGCGACGCGCGTGCGGCCGGCGTCGAGTGGGGCCGCGAACTCATCAACGAGTGCGGCCGCACCGGCGACGATGCGCGGCAGTCCGTGCTCGACGCGTTGGCCCGCCTCGGCTTCGCGCCCGACGACGACCCCGACGCGCGGCGAGGCATCGCACTGCGCCGGTGTCCCCTGCTGAACGCGGCCCGTCGTTATCCGACGATCGTCTGTCAGGTCCACCTCGGGATTGTCGAGGGAATGCTGGAGCAGCTCGGCGCCACCGACGCGCCGGGCCTCGGTCTCATCCCGTTCGCCGAACCCGGATCCTGCAGGTTGTTCCTGCCCGATCCCGTTGTGCGGCATGATGACGCTGCGCCACGGCCGCGGTCCGGTTAG
- a CDS encoding DUF2249 domain-containing protein — MPANDVIVASTAADAEAVEAITSHHAQLAGQLAVLTDAMVSAVERGADFEPTRVAALAFLAGELLPHAAAEEERLYPAATRTQRARPLIESMIAAHRIIGSLVDGIRTEPPVRAAGSAQALRVLFDAHLVDENERILPIVAADPDVSLVEVTHGMHELLGHPHTTNGAEPSHNCGCGETDADDPVLDVRDVPHSIRHATVFGAFDAVPDGGALVLVAPHDPIPLLRQLDHRTSGRLEIRYEQRGPEAWRLRLIKR, encoded by the coding sequence ATGCCGGCCAACGATGTGATCGTGGCGTCCACAGCTGCCGATGCCGAGGCGGTCGAAGCCATCACCAGTCACCACGCGCAACTCGCCGGGCAGCTGGCGGTGCTTACCGATGCGATGGTGTCGGCGGTCGAGCGCGGTGCGGACTTCGAGCCGACACGCGTTGCCGCCCTTGCCTTCCTGGCCGGTGAGTTGCTGCCGCACGCGGCGGCTGAGGAGGAGCGCCTGTACCCGGCCGCGACCCGCACCCAGCGCGCGCGGCCCCTGATCGAATCGATGATCGCGGCGCACCGCATCATCGGCTCCCTCGTCGACGGCATCCGCACGGAACCGCCGGTGCGCGCGGCCGGTTCCGCCCAAGCCCTGCGGGTGCTGTTCGACGCGCACCTGGTCGACGAGAACGAGCGGATTCTGCCCATCGTCGCCGCCGACCCGGACGTCTCCCTGGTGGAGGTAACCCACGGCATGCACGAACTCCTCGGCCACCCGCATACCACCAATGGCGCCGAGCCATCACACAACTGCGGCTGCGGCGAAACCGATGCCGACGATCCCGTGCTCGACGTCCGCGACGTGCCGCATTCGATCCGGCACGCGACCGTGTTCGGCGCGTTCGACGCGGTTCCGGATGGCGGCGCCCTGGTGCTGGTCGCTCCCCACGACCCGATCCCGCTGCTGCGCCAGCTCGACCACCGGACGTCGGGGCGACTCGAAATCCGCTACGAGCAGCGCGGTCCGGAGGCTTGGCGGTTGCGGCTGATCAAGCGGTAA
- a CDS encoding ferredoxin: MRVLVDRDRCEGNAFCVNIAPQVFELDDDEYAVVLTDPVPAGQEALAEQAVAACPRAALSRED, from the coding sequence ATGCGCGTGCTAGTGGACCGTGATCGCTGTGAGGGCAACGCCTTCTGTGTGAACATCGCCCCCCAGGTGTTCGAGCTCGACGATGACGAATACGCCGTGGTCCTCACCGACCCCGTGCCCGCCGGGCAGGAGGCGCTCGCCGAGCAGGCCGTCGCGGCGTGTCCGCGCGCGGCGCTGTCCCGCGAAGACTAG
- a CDS encoding hemerythrin domain-containing protein, which translates to MTSPTLSAELTREHREIDDAIEAFIEKLDCGGLQRELLTDTLVALRRHIYLEEIFLFPPLREAGIVMPIFVMMREHGQLWHTMNTLEDLLADGNDVPRLRDTCTQLLDQLHQHNSKEEPVIYPNADTDLPPQTSAELTRFIEAGRTPDGWVCQQANA; encoded by the coding sequence ATGACCAGCCCGACGCTATCTGCCGAGTTGACGCGAGAACACCGCGAAATCGATGACGCGATAGAGGCTTTCATCGAAAAGCTCGACTGCGGCGGCCTGCAGCGCGAACTATTGACCGACACCCTGGTAGCCCTGCGCCGGCACATCTACCTAGAGGAAATCTTCCTGTTCCCGCCGCTGCGGGAGGCCGGGATCGTGATGCCGATCTTCGTGATGATGCGCGAGCACGGTCAGCTCTGGCACACCATGAACACGCTGGAGGATCTGCTCGCCGACGGGAACGACGTTCCGCGACTGAGGGATACGTGCACGCAGCTGCTGGATCAACTCCACCAGCACAACTCCAAAGAGGAGCCGGTCATCTATCCGAACGCCGACACCGACCTGCCGCCGCAAACAAGCGCGGAGCTGACCCGGTTCATCGAGGCCGGACGCACGCCCGACGGGTGGGTGTGCCAGCAGGCGAACGCGTGA
- a CDS encoding OsmC family peroxiredoxin encodes MSIAERAARTTWEGPLASGEGKLSQGSSGALDGLPLTWASRTEQPGGKTSPEELAAAAHSSCFSMALALKLGENHTPPQRLEVTATVTLDAVDGVPTITTSQLKVKASVAGLDAESFAAVVDQAAALCPVSRLFAGATISVDAELD; translated from the coding sequence ATGAGCATCGCGGAACGGGCGGCGCGGACCACCTGGGAAGGCCCGCTGGCGTCGGGCGAAGGCAAACTGTCGCAGGGCAGCAGCGGAGCGCTGGACGGCCTGCCGCTGACCTGGGCCTCTCGCACCGAGCAGCCCGGAGGCAAGACGAGCCCCGAAGAACTCGCGGCGGCCGCACACTCGTCGTGCTTTTCGATGGCATTGGCCTTGAAATTGGGCGAGAACCACACTCCGCCACAGCGACTCGAGGTCACCGCCACCGTGACCCTGGATGCGGTCGATGGTGTTCCGACGATCACCACCTCGCAGCTGAAGGTCAAGGCCAGCGTCGCCGGCCTGGATGCCGAATCCTTTGCCGCCGTGGTGGACCAGGCCGCGGCACTGTGTCCGGTGTCGCGGTTGTTCGCCGGAGCGACGATCAGCGTCGACGCCGAACTCGACTAG
- a CDS encoding Acg family FMN-binding oxidoreductase encodes MFDTMVETKVIEDAVRLACRAPSLYNTQPWRWVADGAGLDLLLDTSRVVHADRSMREAHISCGGALEHLRAAMAAAGWTAEVERFPEPGNPRHLARVSFAPSDGVTDHQRRRADAILQRRTDRLPFLAPLDWESFEGLLRGRIDAGVVRLDVLPEEMRPRLAEAAEFTESLRLYDSSYHVELDWWTAPFEVSEGIPYSSLISAAEADRVGVNRHFPFTRNPDRRAGVTRDFSKILMLSTEDDSHANAFACGEVLSSVLLECTMAGLATCPVSQLTELSVSRELLAAVTGHTDLPQVLIRVGVAPALDAAPPPTPRRALADVLRRTR; translated from the coding sequence GTGTTCGACACTATGGTGGAAACCAAGGTCATCGAGGATGCGGTCCGGTTGGCCTGCCGCGCCCCGTCGCTGTACAACACCCAACCGTGGCGATGGGTGGCCGACGGCGCTGGGCTGGACCTGCTGCTCGACACGAGCCGTGTCGTGCACGCGGATCGATCGATGCGCGAGGCCCACATCAGCTGCGGCGGTGCGCTCGAACACCTCCGGGCGGCGATGGCGGCCGCGGGTTGGACCGCCGAAGTCGAACGCTTTCCCGAGCCGGGCAACCCTAGGCACCTGGCCAGGGTGAGCTTCGCCCCGTCCGACGGCGTGACCGACCACCAGCGTCGCCGCGCCGACGCGATCCTGCAGCGTCGGACCGATCGGCTCCCGTTCCTCGCGCCGCTCGACTGGGAATCCTTCGAGGGCTTGCTCCGCGGCAGGATCGACGCGGGCGTGGTGCGCTTGGACGTACTGCCGGAGGAGATGCGTCCGCGCCTGGCCGAAGCGGCCGAGTTCACCGAGTCGCTGCGCCTGTATGACTCCTCGTATCATGTCGAACTCGATTGGTGGACAGCACCGTTCGAGGTATCGGAGGGGATCCCTTACAGCTCGTTGATCTCGGCCGCCGAAGCGGATCGGGTGGGCGTCAATCGCCACTTCCCCTTCACCCGCAACCCGGACCGGCGTGCCGGGGTGACGCGGGACTTCTCGAAGATCTTGATGCTGTCCACCGAAGATGACAGCCACGCCAACGCGTTTGCGTGCGGCGAAGTGCTATCGAGTGTCCTCCTGGAATGCACGATGGCCGGCTTGGCCACGTGTCCGGTGTCGCAGTTGACGGAACTGTCCGTCAGCCGTGAACTGCTGGCGGCGGTCACGGGTCACACCGACCTCCCCCAGGTCTTGATCCGGGTGGGTGTCGCGCCGGCGCTCGACGCAGCCCCGCCGCCCACGCCGCGGCGCGCGCTCGCCGACGTGTTGCGGCGGACACGTTGA
- a CDS encoding helix-turn-helix transcriptional regulator encodes MGERTGTEAGRPHRAAQNRQRQRVLELVREHDGPVDATELAARLGLHTTTVRFHLDTLCAEGLVERTRITRTGVGRPRTGYRAVRERLDYRILAEILALELGDTADKRRRRAEAAGRRWAERITDDVPHEDPVGHHVPRDAAPAEDAEERSAMITTVFARMGFAPELVPAQKSTRRNRRIIRLHSCPVRDLARDHPEVACALHRGLLQGLAGPAKPVGSEPGMHVELEPFVEPELCLATVTAHD; translated from the coding sequence GTGGGCGAGCGCACCGGGACCGAGGCCGGACGGCCGCACCGCGCGGCACAGAACCGGCAGCGCCAACGAGTTCTTGAACTGGTGCGTGAGCATGACGGACCGGTCGATGCGACCGAACTCGCCGCACGGCTTGGGCTGCACACGACGACCGTGCGTTTTCACCTCGACACGTTGTGCGCCGAGGGACTTGTTGAGCGGACTCGGATCACGCGGACCGGTGTGGGACGTCCCCGCACCGGCTACCGCGCGGTGCGCGAGCGGCTGGACTATCGAATCCTGGCCGAAATATTGGCATTGGAACTCGGCGATACCGCCGACAAGAGGCGCCGCCGCGCCGAAGCCGCCGGCCGGCGCTGGGCCGAGCGGATCACCGACGACGTCCCGCACGAAGACCCTGTGGGACACCATGTTCCACGCGACGCGGCACCGGCGGAGGATGCTGAGGAGCGTTCGGCGATGATCACGACGGTGTTCGCCAGGATGGGATTCGCTCCCGAGCTGGTTCCGGCCCAAAAATCGACCCGCCGCAACCGGCGGATAATTCGTTTGCACAGCTGCCCGGTCCGTGATCTGGCCCGTGATCACCCCGAGGTGGCGTGCGCGCTGCACCGGGGCCTCCTGCAGGGCCTGGCGGGCCCGGCTAAGCCGGTTGGTTCGGAGCCGGGGATGCACGTCGAGCTGGAGCCGTTCGTCGAACCCGAATTGTGTCTTGCCACGGTGACCGCGCATGACTGA
- a CDS encoding group III truncated hemoglobin, with product MTEVCAPVGQADADLVSRADIEALLRRFYGRVMIDDVLAEPFAELRSKGLESHIPVMADFWETVLFRAGLYRGSALHAHRHVNQRSPLGGSHFVRWLTVWNGTVDEMFRGPIAERAKIQGARIAWAMHRRLTGADSPELDILVPR from the coding sequence ATGACTGAGGTGTGCGCCCCGGTGGGCCAAGCGGACGCAGATCTGGTCTCCCGCGCGGACATCGAGGCACTGTTGCGCCGGTTTTACGGCCGGGTGATGATCGACGACGTTCTCGCCGAGCCGTTCGCGGAGTTGCGGAGCAAGGGCCTCGAGTCGCACATCCCGGTGATGGCCGACTTCTGGGAGACCGTGCTGTTCCGCGCCGGACTGTACCGCGGCAGCGCCCTGCACGCCCACCGTCATGTCAATCAACGAAGCCCGTTGGGCGGCAGTCACTTCGTCCGGTGGCTCACCGTGTGGAACGGCACCGTCGACGAGATGTTCCGGGGCCCGATCGCCGAGCGCGCGAAGATCCAGGGCGCCCGGATCGCCTGGGCGATGCACCGACGGCTGACGGGCGCGGACTCGCCGGAGCTAGACATCCTGGTGCCGCGCTGA
- the fdxA gene encoding ferredoxin produces MAYVIGKPCVDVMDRACVEECPVDCIYEGGRALYIHPDECVDCGACEPVCPVEAIYYEDDLPEELQPYLADNAAFFSETLQGRDEPLGSPGGAAKIGPLGVDTPLVANLPKQEPEPA; encoded by the coding sequence ATGGCATACGTGATAGGAAAGCCATGCGTAGACGTGATGGACCGGGCCTGCGTGGAGGAGTGCCCGGTCGACTGCATCTACGAGGGTGGCCGGGCGCTGTACATTCATCCCGACGAGTGCGTGGATTGCGGGGCGTGCGAACCCGTTTGCCCCGTCGAGGCGATCTACTACGAGGACGACCTGCCCGAAGAGTTGCAGCCGTACCTGGCGGACAACGCGGCGTTCTTTTCCGAAACGCTTCAGGGCCGTGACGAGCCGCTGGGGTCGCCGGGCGGGGCCGCCAAGATCGGCCCGCTCGGTGTCGACACACCGTTGGTGGCCAACCTGCCCAAGCAGGAGCCCGAGCCGGCGTGA
- a CDS encoding GreA/GreB family elongation factor, producing the protein MTSTQPAWISPQAYERLQRELATLRELCDTNAVGSANDENSIAVQRAWQVRIRRIHELLVDAVVGEDPPDDGIAEPGMVLTIRYDDTGEVETFLFSVRGAEYGGMEVYSIRSPLGAAIAGARPGEQRTYTLPSGVALTVTLLKAVPYGVHLAGIS; encoded by the coding sequence ATGACCAGCACTCAACCCGCATGGATTTCACCGCAGGCCTACGAGCGGCTTCAGCGGGAATTGGCGACGCTGCGGGAGTTGTGTGACACCAACGCCGTCGGTAGCGCCAATGACGAGAATTCGATCGCCGTCCAGCGTGCGTGGCAGGTGCGCATCCGACGGATCCATGAGTTGTTGGTCGATGCGGTCGTCGGTGAGGACCCGCCCGATGACGGGATCGCCGAGCCCGGAATGGTTTTGACCATCCGCTACGACGACACCGGCGAGGTCGAAACGTTCCTGTTCAGCGTGCGCGGCGCCGAATACGGTGGCATGGAGGTCTATTCGATCCGATCACCGCTGGGCGCCGCCATCGCCGGTGCGCGTCCCGGCGAGCAGCGCACCTATACGCTGCCCAGCGGTGTCGCGCTCACCGTCACACTGCTGAAGGCCGTCCCCTACGGCGTTCACCTAGCCGGCATCAGCTGA
- a CDS encoding NAD(P)/FAD-dependent oxidoreductase, whose protein sequence is MGGVESIDGGPRSVIVVGAGVAGLSTAWFLQERGVDVTVVDRAGVAAGASWGNAGWIAPALTFPLQPAGVLRDEWQAVREPAMPPQLPSTLGAHLGAIFIQLSAPHRRASSQRALRAGVALNEDCIEAFDVLIANGVDAPVTDAPITALFRSTKEAQRMLESLQQLENAGQPMYVTALSGAALREQVPLASPEVTAGLNINGQRFVDPRRFVEALGRSVMARGAAMHRLEVDDVHGWNHGAVVHPRRGDPLTADAAVIATGDRLSRLAGRWLRVPVQAQSGYSFTVPMDRPILAPIYLPDIRVACTPYKGALRVSGALELRRHHQPHPRERVEAIAADASSLLDGVDWAARSNVWAGACAVAADGRPLIGELVRGVYVAGGHGMWGLAHGPVTGRLLAEQITTGKQPQALAEFDPRHRTLRHATR, encoded by the coding sequence ATGGGTGGCGTCGAATCTATTGACGGCGGGCCCAGATCCGTGATCGTCGTGGGCGCCGGCGTCGCCGGGTTGTCCACGGCGTGGTTCCTCCAGGAACGTGGTGTCGACGTCACGGTGGTCGACCGCGCGGGCGTTGCAGCGGGCGCGTCATGGGGCAATGCGGGATGGATCGCCCCGGCACTGACTTTTCCGCTCCAGCCCGCCGGCGTGCTGCGCGACGAATGGCAGGCCGTTCGCGAGCCGGCCATGCCGCCGCAGCTGCCGTCGACCCTCGGCGCGCACCTGGGGGCCATTTTCATCCAGCTGTCCGCGCCTCATCGGCGTGCGTCGTCGCAGCGGGCCCTGCGCGCCGGCGTGGCGCTCAACGAGGACTGCATCGAAGCCTTCGACGTGCTGATCGCCAACGGGGTCGACGCACCGGTCACCGACGCGCCGATCACCGCGCTGTTTCGCAGCACCAAAGAGGCGCAGCGCATGCTGGAATCGCTGCAGCAGCTCGAAAACGCCGGACAGCCAATGTATGTCACCGCGCTCTCCGGCGCGGCGCTGCGCGAGCAAGTGCCCCTGGCCTCCCCGGAAGTCACCGCGGGGCTGAACATCAATGGACAGCGGTTCGTCGACCCGCGACGGTTCGTCGAAGCCCTGGGCCGCTCGGTGATGGCCCGCGGGGCGGCGATGCACAGGCTGGAAGTCGACGACGTCCACGGCTGGAATCACGGGGCCGTGGTGCACCCGCGCCGCGGCGACCCGCTGACCGCCGATGCCGCGGTCATCGCCACCGGTGATCGGTTGTCGCGGCTGGCCGGCCGCTGGCTGCGCGTCCCCGTCCAGGCCCAGAGCGGCTACTCGTTCACCGTGCCGATGGACCGCCCGATACTGGCGCCGATCTACCTGCCGGACATTCGCGTCGCGTGCACGCCCTACAAAGGGGCGCTGCGTGTTTCAGGCGCCTTGGAACTCCGCCGACACCACCAGCCGCACCCACGCGAGCGGGTGGAGGCCATCGCCGCCGACGCCAGTTCCCTACTCGACGGGGTGGATTGGGCCGCGCGCAGCAATGTCTGGGCCGGTGCTTGCGCGGTCGCCGCCGATGGCCGCCCGCTGATCGGTGAGCTGGTACGTGGCGTGTATGTGGCCGGCGGGCACGGCATGTGGGGTTTGGCACACGGCCCGGTGACCGGGCGGCTGTTGGCCGAACAGATCACCACCGGCAAGCAGCCCCAGGCTCTCGCCGAATTCGACCCGCGGCACCGGACCCTGCGTCACGCCACCCGTTAA
- a CDS encoding Rv1733c family protein, which translates to MSTHRPDHLRPAGDPDDGAAMESFTVPLPRGLSSRLFGHNPLIRASDRVEALVLVLAVAISLLGVPIGAAVGTAVHESSSRVHAEQARRQVTATSIGDSHSRRDLESPTVTMPARWSVDGIEHTGDVSAPLNVKSGDAFEIWVDGKGTPVRPAVRTAVDAGVAFAVATWSTVSLLAAGLFGVVRVALDRSRYARWQRDFDSLVGHR; encoded by the coding sequence ATGAGCACCCACCGTCCCGATCATCTTCGGCCCGCAGGCGACCCGGACGATGGCGCCGCCATGGAGAGCTTCACCGTGCCGTTGCCGCGGGGACTGTCCTCGCGGTTGTTCGGGCACAACCCGCTGATACGCGCCAGCGACCGGGTGGAGGCGCTGGTGTTGGTGTTGGCCGTCGCGATCTCGCTGCTGGGGGTTCCCATCGGGGCTGCCGTGGGCACCGCCGTCCACGAGTCCAGCAGCCGCGTTCACGCCGAGCAGGCTCGCCGGCAGGTGACCGCGACGTCCATCGGCGACAGCCACTCGCGCAGGGATCTCGAAAGCCCAACGGTGACGATGCCTGCACGATGGTCGGTCGACGGGATCGAGCACACCGGTGACGTTTCCGCGCCGTTGAACGTGAAGTCCGGTGACGCGTTTGAGATTTGGGTCGATGGCAAGGGCACCCCGGTGCGCCCAGCGGTGCGGACCGCTGTCGACGCGGGGGTGGCGTTCGCCGTGGCGACCTGGTCCACCGTGAGTTTGTTGGCGGCGGGCTTGTTCGGCGTCGTCCGTGTCGCCCTCGACCGGTCGCGCTACGCCCGATGGCAACGGGACTTCGACAGCCTAGTTGGGCATCGATGA
- a CDS encoding PucR family transcriptional regulator, whose translation MITLDRLVNVLGGYGVRLRWSSVPRSTELRSVVVHEPPTERPVVGDVLLAIGAGSHDEAVRWAASARAIVVVLRDRDAPVTFDSDAGVGAVMVIDEAVSWSAVAAVVYGLVLEGRETESGRGPTDLFALADSLADAIGSAVVIHDRLLRVLAYSRLQQHADPARVETILGRQTPEPLRALFEARGVLAHLAVSDEPLFIAEAPDQGLTGRMVVAVRSGAELIGSVWVACPAPLDDAARGALADGAHTVALHLLRSRASADLERQVESELVIRLLEGAADASTVASRLGLAHNGLRVIAVQAFVGADRDAALLLAFERATTGFGWSRPGRSALAGNIVYTVLPGEDAATARRWVTTLHAALPERVTVIAGISGVAELADLAAARQEADECLALHEMSPTAAPPAYDESWDDILLQRLRAAARSGRAPTRGPVAELRRHDQANGTDYVLTLRAWLQAQGDPTEAGERLGVHENTVRYRLRKMAELTNLSLDDARKRLAMMIELAATDTD comes from the coding sequence ATGATCACACTGGACCGCCTGGTGAACGTCCTGGGTGGGTATGGCGTCCGGTTGCGTTGGTCGTCGGTGCCCCGCTCGACCGAGCTGCGCAGCGTGGTCGTCCACGAGCCGCCCACCGAACGGCCGGTCGTCGGCGACGTTTTGCTGGCCATCGGCGCCGGCTCCCACGACGAGGCGGTGCGCTGGGCGGCGTCGGCCCGCGCGATCGTGGTGGTGCTGCGCGACCGTGACGCACCGGTGACCTTTGACAGTGACGCCGGTGTCGGCGCGGTGATGGTCATCGACGAGGCGGTGTCATGGAGCGCGGTCGCGGCGGTGGTCTACGGCCTGGTGCTGGAAGGTCGCGAGACGGAATCCGGGCGCGGCCCAACCGATCTGTTCGCGCTGGCCGATAGTTTGGCAGACGCGATCGGTAGCGCCGTCGTCATCCACGACCGTCTGTTGCGGGTGTTGGCGTACTCGAGGCTGCAGCAACATGCAGACCCGGCACGGGTCGAGACGATCCTTGGACGGCAGACGCCGGAACCACTACGCGCGCTGTTCGAGGCGCGTGGGGTGCTGGCTCACCTGGCGGTCTCCGACGAGCCGCTGTTTATCGCCGAGGCCCCTGACCAGGGCCTGACCGGACGCATGGTGGTCGCGGTGCGATCCGGCGCGGAACTGATCGGGTCGGTGTGGGTGGCATGCCCGGCGCCGCTGGACGACGCGGCGCGCGGGGCCCTGGCCGATGGCGCGCACACCGTGGCCCTGCACCTGCTGCGGTCACGCGCGAGCGCCGACCTGGAGCGCCAGGTCGAGTCCGAACTGGTGATCCGGTTGCTGGAGGGCGCGGCCGACGCGTCCACGGTGGCGAGCAGGCTGGGCCTGGCGCACAACGGTTTGCGCGTGATCGCGGTGCAGGCGTTCGTCGGGGCCGACCGCGATGCGGCGTTGCTGTTGGCGTTCGAGCGCGCCACCACGGGGTTCGGCTGGTCACGGCCGGGGCGCAGCGCGTTGGCGGGCAATATCGTCTACACCGTGCTCCCCGGCGAGGACGCGGCGACGGCGCGGCGCTGGGTGACGACTTTGCACGCGGCCCTGCCCGAGCGGGTGACGGTGATCGCCGGGATCAGCGGTGTGGCCGAGCTGGCGGACCTCGCCGCCGCCCGCCAGGAGGCCGACGAATGCCTGGCATTGCACGAGATGTCGCCGACCGCCGCGCCGCCGGCCTACGACGAGTCGTGGGACGACATCCTGCTGCAGCGGCTGCGAGCCGCGGCACGCTCAGGGCGCGCCCCGACCCGCGGACCGGTGGCCGAACTGCGCCGCCACGACCAGGCCAACGGCACGGACTACGTGCTCACGCTGCGAGCGTGGCTACAGGCCCAGGGCGACCCGACCGAGGCCGGCGAACGCCTGGGAGTGCACGAGAACACCGTCCGTTACCGGCTGCGCAAAATGGCCGAGCTCACCAACCTGTCGTTGGACGACGCCAGAAAGCGGCTGGCGATGATGATCGAGCTCGCGGCAACCGACACCGACTGA
- a CDS encoding 3-keto-5-aminohexanoate cleavage protein: protein MSFRDDGKVYLEVGVNEDASKDENPNVPYGAEETARDVVECMQRGATAVQFHARYDDGRQAWADDEVSRTILAAAARDVDPLAYPGYAGSLDHIWALAEHPPAGTGLLLAPFDPAQHVKRVLWQEDENQFKTVGFDDSNGSQPSYPPELDRFTKLGLVPSIGVFNDVDLRWVILAARIGILRQPLNIKLFFSDRWVSYNDPDPDVLDYLVSRIPKWIDHEIVVVPYAMSSAERRQELWEHALNRGLGIRVGIGDCPTISRTTTNAQLVDRAVNLVTKRELTPATQDDVRARFAAAEVDESELVRVVVNRNRCMGWGVCYSHAPEIYQPDAEGYCVVVKPHVDPSLLEKALEGAASCPERAIRVEV from the coding sequence ATGAGTTTTCGCGACGACGGCAAGGTGTACCTCGAAGTCGGGGTCAACGAAGACGCCAGCAAGGATGAAAACCCGAATGTGCCCTACGGCGCCGAAGAGACGGCGCGCGACGTGGTCGAGTGCATGCAGCGCGGAGCCACCGCCGTCCAATTCCATGCCCGCTACGACGACGGCCGGCAGGCGTGGGCCGACGACGAGGTCTCCCGCACCATCCTGGCTGCCGCGGCCCGCGACGTCGACCCGTTGGCCTACCCGGGCTACGCCGGTAGCCTCGACCACATCTGGGCGCTGGCCGAGCACCCACCCGCCGGTACGGGACTGCTGCTCGCGCCGTTCGACCCCGCCCAACACGTCAAGCGTGTGCTGTGGCAGGAGGACGAAAACCAGTTCAAGACGGTCGGTTTCGACGATTCGAACGGTTCGCAGCCGTCTTACCCGCCCGAACTCGACCGGTTCACCAAGCTGGGCCTGGTGCCCAGCATCGGTGTGTTCAACGACGTCGACTTGCGCTGGGTGATACTGGCGGCCCGCATCGGGATCTTGCGGCAACCGCTGAACATCAAGTTGTTCTTTTCCGATCGCTGGGTCTCCTATAACGATCCCGACCCCGATGTCCTCGATTACCTGGTCTCGCGCATCCCGAAGTGGATCGACCACGAGATCGTTGTCGTTCCGTATGCGATGAGCTCCGCCGAACGGCGCCAAGAGCTTTGGGAACATGCGCTCAACCGCGGGCTCGGCATCCGGGTGGGCATCGGGGATTGCCCGACGATATCGCGGACGACCACCAACGCCCAGCTGGTGGATCGCGCGGTCAACCTCGTGACCAAACGGGAACTCACGCCCGCCACGCAGGATGACGTACGCGCCCGCTTCGCCGCGGCCGAGGTGGATGAAAGCGAGTTGGTAAGGGTCGTCGTCAACCGGAACCGGTGTATGGGATGGGGCGTCTGCTACTCGCACGCGCCAGAGATCTACCAACCCGATGCCGAGGGCTACTGTGTCGTCGTGAAGCCCCACGTCGACCCCAGCCTGCTGGAGAAGGCCCTCGAGGGCGCGGCGAGCTGCCCGGAACGGGCGATCCGCGTCGAGGTGTGA